AACCTGATTATTCGTCTACTGTATGTACAAATTCTGGATCAGTTTACACAGTAACATTTGACGGTTTAACTACATATGAAAATGATAAAATATATGCAGTTAAAGTAAATGTGAATAACAATGCAGGACAAACTATGAAAATCAATAATCTTACAGCGTATCCAATTGTAGACTCTGAAGAAAATACTATTGGGGCTAACAAATTAGACGCTAATGTAATGTATTGTTTTAAATTTGTAGATAATAAATTTTATTATCTAGGACAATTTCAAGTTCACGCGGTTGCTATGTTGGTTGATAAGATTCCTGATTTAGCTACACAAACATATTATCAGAATAGATATAATACTAAAAATATTTCATATAGAGTAAATCCTAATTCGCCATTCACAGTTGATAAAATTGGGCAAATTCCAGATTTTAAAAGTGATAATGATTATAGCAAAATTTATTCTGATGATTTAGCGAGTCAGAGAGCATTATATGAATTATGGCTTGAAACGAATTGGTTAGATACTATAAGTTTAAATATAAGAAATATTCCATGGTTAGATGTCAATCAGAAAATTGAATATAGATCGAAAATTTATAAGGATACAAAGCAGTATATTATTAAAAATTTACAAATGGATTTAGTTGCGGATACTTGCCAAGCAGAAATTGCAACATGGTATCCATTATATCCTAAAATTTTAAATTAAAATAAAAGGCAAGGTGTTTATATAGTGAGTGATCGGTTTCCACAATATAGTTTAAGTCAATTTCCAAATTCATTAGATTCTTATTTAATTTTTCAAGATGTTAATATTTCAAATAAACCATTAGTGGATCAATATTATTCTTACATTAATGAAAACGATTTTGCTTCTGCAACACAATTAATTGAAGATAATCCGAGTTTAAAATATGTTATTGTTACTGCTAATACAATGCAAAGTATTTATGATGCGTTGATGGCAATAGAAACTACATACTCTACCGATGTAATTAAAACAATTGCAACATGTGTGACTTCACAGGGAGAATGGAGTTCAACTGGTAGTTATCCAATTTTTAGCATAGTTACTAGTCGCGGAAAAGCTTTTATGTGTATAAAGCCAAATTGTCCTGTCGGAACACCTGTAACTGATGTAAACTATTGGATTACAATGACAATGCGTGGGGAATCTGGAAGTTCTATGAGCTTCCATGAAAGTTATGATTCTACTTTTCCATATGGAATTCAAGATTGTGTTCCTTTTGCTAATAGACTTTATGTTTCTATTACAAATGATAATTTAGGTAATCAGCCTGATATTAGTCCAGATTTTTGGTCAGCTGTTATTTCGGTTCCCACTCAAACGATTATTTCTAAAAATCAACCGACAGGCCAAGATTCTAATGGTTTATGGTATAAAACAAACGATACAAATAATTCTTATGAAGTAAATAAAAGTAACGGTGATAACACTTACTCTCCCCTCTTTCCTACTTCAAAGGCTAGTTATATTAAAACATCTGATGGTCAAACCATCGACACCGCACTAAAAAGCAATTCCGACCTCATCACCGAGCATAAGGCCGACACCAACAATCCTCACCACACGACGCCTGAACAGATCGGGGCGGTGCAGGGCAACACAAAGGCTTGGGTAGCGACGGAAGTAAGCTCATCCGAAGTCTATGTAACAAAACTGACAATTCCACATTTTGAGTTTTCTGAAGGTTGCACCATTACGTTTAAATCTGTGATAACTCCGACTGATGGCGAGCCTGTGTGGGCAAACAGAATAGCTATTTTTGATGAAACAGGCAAACAAATCGGCGTGTATGTCCTGTCCACCCTCTCAAAAGAGCCTGTAAGCAGCGATGCTTGGGCTGTTGGTGCAATGGTTACTGTTACATTGTCAAGTGAAGTCGTCGGTACATGGAGCAATTTACCTACTGCTTTTTTTAAGGGTGGCGCACCGTCTGTCCCATCTATTTTCGGGACTGGGGCTGACGGTGACGCCGTAATCAGTGGAACGGTAACCTTGCCCGTCACGGCGCCGCATCAGTCGATCGTCGAAAAAAATTACAAATCCCTCATCATCAACGCCGGAGCGATCCTCAAGTGCGCCTCCTGGAACGCCGGGCTGATCCTCCGCGTGAAAGGCGACTGCACGATCCACGGGACGATCGATCAGTCCGGGATGGCCCCGAAAACCAATCCGCACACCAACTACCCCTATCCGGCACAGCTTGTGTGTGGGGACGGAGGCAATGGAGGAAGCGGCGGTTCGGAATATACTAGTTCAGGCCAAGCTGGCGTAGGCATGTTAAAACGCCCTTATGGCGGCGGATATAGCGGCGGAGGTTCCGGCGGAGGGGCTGGCTCTGCCTATGGCGATGGAGGCAATGGGGGCGATAGCACCGGAACGACTATTGATATTGCCACTATTTTTGTCCACGGAAGACCTGGGCAGTATGGCGGCGGCGGAGATGGGCCGACTGGTGCTGGCGGCAACGGCGCTGGCGCAAATGGTGCTAATTATGGCGGCGGTGGCGCCGGAAATTACGGAGGAGGCGTTGTATGTCTTTATGTCGGCGGGAATTTACTAATTGACGGAAAAATTTTATGCAATGGCCTAAAAGGTGGAAATGGCGGAGCGGGCAAGGATAATTCAGGCGGAACCGTTGATTTTGGTGGCGGCGGCGGCGCTGGTGGTGCTGGTGGCGGAGCAATCTACATCCTCCACAGAGGCGCCTATACCAACTCAGGACTATTGCAAGTTAATGGTGGCGTTGCCGGAACTGGGGGACACGATGTAAACGGAAAAAACTCTGGCCAAGATGGTACCGCTGGTGGCATCGGCTCCATCACAGTGATCCAGGGCGATAAATAAGGAGGATAATGTATGGACAAACAGATTAGAGTGGTAATATTCCATAACGACGTTGACGGCAGCAAGACTTATGCGGAGCAGCTCGCCGCGCAGATTGACGCCGAGACGGCACTTGTCAATTTCCGCGATCCGCATCCGTGCGCCGAGGCCCTGCCGATGCGGGCGTCGCCCAATGTGGCGATCATGCTGTTCGTGGATTCTTTGGAAGAGGTGCAGGAGCAGATCGACGTGCTGCGGCAGCTTGGCTATATCCGCAAGCAGGACGCGGCGTTGGAATGCGTTGACGATCTGATTGATGCGGCCGGGGATAAGGTGTCGGAGGAGCTGGCCGGGAAGATTGCGGATGCATTTTATGGGGAGGGATCGTAATGCTGCGCGGAAGGCTTAAAATCTTAGCTCAAGTGGTCAAGCGCCGGGTGCAGGCCGGCGAGGATCGGGATGCGGTACTCGAAAATTATCTGCTGACTGATGAAGAAAAGGCGGCCGTCATCGCCGCGCTGAACGAGGAGGCGACTACATAATGCCGCTTAAAGGTATCGACGTAAGCAATGCCAACGGATATAGGATTATATAAAGATTAGATAGTACTCATATTAAGGTAATATTTAAGTAAAATTTTATTTAATTAGAATATTAAATTATACATCTATTTTAATAACGGTTGTCTTTTTATTTTAAGGAGGATTTAAATATTGGATATAAAACAAGAATTTATTACTCCAAATAAATATACACGCCCACAAATAAGATTACAAAAAGTAAAAAAGATTGCCATACATTATACGGGCGATATTGGAGCAACAGCACAAAATGAGCATGACTATTTTAATGGGACATGTATAAGAGAACAAAGATATGCATCATGTCATTATTTGGTAGGATTGCAGGGAGAGAAGATTCAGATTATTCCTGATAATGAATTGTCTTATTGTACTAATCAGGCAAATGCTTATTCCATAAATATTGAAACTTGTTATGAGATTTCTTCTGGAAAATTTAATCAAATAACAGAAAAGTCATTAATTGAGTTAGCGGCTTTTTTATGTAGGAAATATGGTCTTAATCCTATCAATGATTTAATACGTCATTATGATGTAACTGGAAAGGTTTGTCCTAAGTATTATGTAGATCATCCTGATGTTTGGAACAAGTTCAAACAGGCCGTAAAAGGTTGTATGAATGGATCTAGTTATACTCTTCCTTCTTATGGTTCACCGGTAAATAGTAGTGATATACATCTTACTAGCACTACTGGGTATAAGCATGCTATTACCACTGCTAGTATTAATATGAGGTCTAGTTACAATTTATCTGCAAACATAATGATGGTTTTGCCAAAAGGGAAGCAATGTGAGATTATTAATTATCCTACAGATGGTTGGGTGCAAATTAAACCAGATGGTAGCAATAGAATAGGTTATTGTGTTACTCAATATTTGGAGTTAACACCCTCCATTGAGCTAGATACTAAATCTTATATTTTTAATGGTGTTGGTAAAATATATCAATTTATCATTAAAACAGATAGCAAAAAACAATTATATGTATCAAGTTCTGATAGAGATATTGTAAGTGTTAAATATGTATCTACCGATTCACGAGGCCAGAAATGGCAAATTGATTCTCACAAAAAAGGATCTGTGAAAATCTATGTCAAGACAGATAATGCAAGCACATATTTGCCCGTAACTGTTAAATGATGGCGAAGGCAAAATATATGAAAAGAAAAAAGATTGAAACAAGTAAATTATTATTGTGGATATGTCTATTTGCAGAATCTATAATGCTTATAATTATTATTTGTGGCTGGTTACATGGACTTTCTGATGCGCCTGAAATGTTTACGGGAGTATGTGCTTTAATGGCTATAACAACTTTAGGATACTATATAAAAGCAGGATTTGAAAATGTAAATAAAGGTAAAATAGGAGCAA
This window of the Ruminococcaceae bacterium BL-6 genome carries:
- a CDS encoding putative N-acetylmuramoyl-L-alanine amidase (Evidence 3 : Putative function from multiple computational evidences; Product type e : enzyme) — its product is MDIKQEFITPNKYTRPQIRLQKVKKIAIHYTGDIGATAQNEHDYFNGTCIREQRYASCHYLVGLQGEKIQIIPDNELSYCTNQANAYSINIETCYEISSGKFNQITEKSLIELAAFLCRKYGLNPINDLIRHYDVTGKVCPKYYVDHPDVWNKFKQAVKGCMNGSSYTLPSYGSPVNSSDIHLTSTTGYKHAITTASINMRSSYNLSANIMMVLPKGKQCEIINYPTDGWVQIKPDGSNRIGYCVTQYLELTPSIELDTKSYIFNGVGKIYQFIIKTDSKKQLYVSSSDRDIVSVKYVSTDSRGQKWQIDSHKKGSVKIYVKTDNASTYLPVTVK
- a CDS encoding protein of unknown function (Evidence 5 : Unknown function) → MNLEIDLNYIVETDHSLYKHLAFYFNLKF
- a CDS encoding protein of unknown function (Evidence 5 : Unknown function), encoding MLRGRLKILAQVVKRRVQAGEDRDAVLENYLLTDEEKAAVIAALNEEATT
- a CDS encoding protein of unknown function (Evidence 5 : Unknown function), which produces MSDRFPQYSLSQFPNSLDSYLIFQDVNISNKPLVDQYYSYINENDFASATQLIEDNPSLKYVIVTANTMQSIYDALMAIETTYSTDVIKTIATCVTSQGEWSSTGSYPIFSIVTSRGKAFMCIKPNCPVGTPVTDVNYWITMTMRGESGSSMSFHESYDSTFPYGIQDCVPFANRLYVSITNDNLGNQPDISPDFWSAVISVPTQTIISKNQPTGQDSNGLWYKTNDTNNSYEVNKSNGDNTYSPLFPTSKASYIKTSDGQTIDTALKSNSDLITEHKADTNNPHHTTPEQIGAVQGNTKAWVATEVSSSEVYVTKLTIPHFEFSEGCTITFKSVITPTDGEPVWANRIAIFDETGKQIGVYVLSTLSKEPVSSDAWAVGAMVTVTLSSEVVGTWSNLPTAFFKGGAPSVPSIFGTGADGDAVISGTVTLPVTAPHQSIVEKNYKSLIINAGAILKCASWNAGLILRVKGDCTIHGTIDQSGMAPKTNPHTNYPYPAQLVCGDGGNGGSGGSEYTSSGQAGVGMLKRPYGGGYSGGGSGGGAGSAYGDGGNGGDSTGTTIDIATIFVHGRPGQYGGGGDGPTGAGGNGAGANGANYGGGGAGNYGGGVVCLYVGGNLLIDGKILCNGLKGGNGGAGKDNSGGTVDFGGGGGAGGAGGGAIYILHRGAYTNSGLLQVNGGVAGTGGHDVNGKNSGQDGTAGGIGSITVIQGDK
- a CDS encoding protein of unknown function (Evidence 5 : Unknown function) is translated as MMAKAKYMKRKKIETSKLLLWICLFAESIMLIIIICGWLHGLSDAPEMFTGVCALMAITTLGYYIKAGFENVNKGKIGANLVPDLFTLLQGIFSALQCGDTSGAISSVINAIQMIVQNHPEFTNSDMPNISTFQNNNEPKG
- a CDS encoding protein of unknown function (Evidence 5 : Unknown function), translating into MDKQIRVVIFHNDVDGSKTYAEQLAAQIDAETALVNFRDPHPCAEALPMRASPNVAIMLFVDSLEEVQEQIDVLRQLGYIRKQDAALECVDDLIDAAGDKVSEELAGKIADAFYGEGS